CTTTCACTCGTTTCACATCTGTTACTGTATGGGTGGAAGTATGGGTGGAATCCTGAAAGTGTATTAGCAACGATTATGGGAAATGAGGAACTTTTTATTGAGCCTTTGCCTTTTGAAGAGATTCTTTTACAGGTGCATACCAATCTCTTTTTTATTGTTATTGTACTTAGTATTATTGCTGCAAGTTTTATACGCCTCTATGAAAAGAGAAATAAATATATACATCTTCTTTTTATAACGGCACTCTTTTCTCAAATGTTCTTTTTAGCGATTCCTTTATGGGGACTTGGTGGAGTATTTGCGTGGGCAATATGCGAAGTATTTTGGCATTTAGTGGCTTTTTATATGGCTGCTAAAACGGTATGGGGGCTCAATTTTTCATGAAATATATCGAATCTGGTTACAAGGCAATTATCTTTTGGATTGGAGTATTTACAATTGCCATAGTACTGTCTGGAGTAACTCTTTTTTTTATGAACGGAATTTGGCAATCACACACTTTTGGACACTCCTTACAGATTGTTACGCCCCATCTTTTTTCTATGTCTGTGATGGTGTTTGTGATACTCCATTTTTTTCTTTTCATGAAAAATAGCGAGACATTTTTGCGATGGAGTATGCTTCTTTTTGGGTTTGCTTTTATTGATCAGATGGCTTTACTACTCAATCAAACAAGTATACATCTTCTATTTTCTTTTCTATTCACTCTGCAGTTTGCTGCAGTAAGCGTATATATGCTGATACGGTTGAAGGAAAAAGGATAAAACCGGTTGGTTTGGTAATAGAAATTCTGTTGCCATGTTTTATCATCGTACCGTTTTCCAAGATAATAAGATAATCGATGTTTTTAAGAGAATGTGCAAACATCCATGCTTTCTTTAAAGGCATAACACCGATTGCTGTGGCCATTGCATCTAAAAATGCGTTTTGTCGACTCCCTGCCAATGTAACCGAGGCGATCAATTTTTGTGATCTTCTACTTTTAGGATCTATGAGGTGATTGTAACGGGTATCCTTGATATAGCGCCTATATGTTCCGCTGGTCGATACTGCAAAATCTTTTGAGTCTGATTGAATGATGGCTACAGTTTCAGATACAAAAGGGTTTTGTACTTTAACTTGACACTCTCCGAGACAGCGAATATCGCCACTAAGACCAAAAACTGCTTGTTGAACACCCATTTTCTTAAGTCTCGCTGCTGCAAGATCGATAGCGTATCCCTTTCCCATACCACCGAGATCTATCATGATGGCTTTATCCAGGCAAATGCTATTTTGATCCATATGAATGCCATCAACGCCAAGAGTTGCCTGTTTGAGATCTTTAATTGTTGGGATTTTCTCTTGAGAAGTGCCAAAGCCAAAAAGTTGTTTTGTTAGCGATCCGATTGTAATATCAAAGTAACCATCGCTTCGTTTGTAGTAGTACAAACTTTTTTCTATGGCATCTTGCACTATTGGATCTGTTTGGATACAGCGGTGATGGTTGAGTCTGTATACAAGTCCATTTGGGAAAGAGGAGAGGGAAGCTTCTACTTGTTTGAGTGTTTGGAAAAAGATAGATGTTGCAAAAGAGTATTTTTGATCAAGAGTGATAAATGCAAAAGTGCCCATGGCTACCTGCTCTCTGTGTATGGGTGCCGAGAAAAGTGACAAAGAGAAAAAAAAGAGCAGCAATATGGTTTTTACACGCATTTTCCATACTTTCTTTATTATAATGTTTGAAGATACCATAAAAGGATGAACAATGCAACGCAGAGATTTTTTGCGAAGTAGCGCACTCTTTAGTCTTATCGCTGTTACTCCTGCTCTTGCCAAAAAGGATATCGCAGATCATCAGCCGACACAAGTTCTTGAAGGAGACGAATTTGATTTACATATTAAAAAGACATGGGTACATTTTGGCGACAAGCCTGTTATAGCAACCACTGTGAACGACATGTTGCCGGCTCCTACGCTAAAATGGAAAAAGGGTGATATCGTTACGATTCACGTGACTAACCATCTTGATGAGCCCACCTCTTTGCATTGGCACGGTATCATCTTGCCCTATACGATGGATGGAGTACCGGGTGTGAGTTACCCTGGTATTATGCCAGGAGAGCGCTTTACGTATCGGTTCAAGGTAGAGCAAAACGGTACCTACTGGTATCACTCTCACAGCGGTTTTCAAGAACAGACTGGTTTACACGGGGCAATCGTGATTGATGACGATATAGATGCCGATAGAGACTATGTGGTCGGTTTTCACGACTGGAGTGACGAAGATCCAGATTCCATATATAGAAAGTTAAAACTTCAAAGCGGATACTACAATTTTCAAAAAAGAACCGTTTTCGATTTTGCAAAAGAGGTACAGCAGTTTGGATTTGCAAAAGCTTTGCAAAGACGAGCAATGTGGAATAAGATGCGTATGGATGATAGAGATCTTGCTGATGTGACTGCCTATACGTATACCTACTGCATCAACGAACATACAAACAAAAATCCAGCCTATTTTTTCTTTAAACCTGGTGAAAAGGTTCGTTTGAGACTGATCAACCAATCGGCAATGACCTATTTTGATGTGAGAATTCCCGGATTGAAAATGAAGGTCGTTGCTGCAGATGGCGTGCCTGTTGAACCGGTTGAGGTGGATGATCTTCGCATCGCGGTGGCTGAAAGTTATGATGTACTGGTTTGTCCAACGCAAGAAGCCTATACCATATTTGCTCAAAGTATTGATCGGTATGGGTATGTGTATGGAATATTGAGCACTTCACCTCAAAAAAGAGCTCCTATACCGAAGTTCTATCCCTATGAACCTCTCTCTATGGTGGATATGGGTATGGCTATGGATGGGATGAAAATGAATCGTATGAAGAAAAAAATGGCTCATGAAACAAAGATTCCAAAGACCCCTTTGCCTATGAAAAAGGGAATTGCTTGGACGATGGAAGCAAAGGGCGCTATGTATAGACTTGATGATCCGGGAGTTGGACTGAGAAGCGTTCAAAGAAAAGTTTTAACGTATGCTGATCTTCATACGCCAAATCTCGAAAACAGATTTCCTGATCGTGAGATCGAATTGCACTTAACGGGCAATATGGAGCGCTATATTTGGGCAATAAACGGGATTCCTTACTACGAATCAAAACCTTTGCAGTTTCGTTACGGCGAAAGACTGCGAATAACGTTTATCAATGATACTATGATGAATCATCCGATGCATCTTCATGGTATGTGGAGTGATATCGAAATAGCAGATGGAAAAATTTTGCGAAAACATACCGTCAATGTGCAGCCGGGCAGTAAACTGAGTATGCGAGTCAATGTGGATGCCACAGGACGATGGGTTTTTCACTGCCATCTTCTGTATCACATGGGTGGGATGTTTCGAGAAGTAAAGGTGCTGTCATGAAAAAGTTTGTTGTATTATTGTTGGTGGTTACATTCATGTTTGCTGGAGGCGGAGATATCTTTCGGTATCAGATGTTAGTCGATCAGTTTGAAGCCTCATCACAAGGCAAACCTTCTTGGGATGCCAGTTTTTTTATGGGGTATGATGCGAATAAAATCTATCTGTATAGCGAGGGAGATAGCCAAGAGCAGGAAAACGAGATCGTCTTTTCCCATACTATTACTCCATTTTTCGATCTACAAATTGGAATGGAACACGATACGAAAGACAAAGGAGCCACTTTTGGTGAAATTACCCTTATGGGGCTGGCTCCTTACTTTATTGAGACGAGAACAAAACTGCTTTTTGGCGAAGGAGGTGTGGGAATTGATTTTGATTTTGAATATGAAACGCTCTTTACACAAAGGCTCATTTTAAATTCAAGAGTTGAGAGTAGAATCTTTAGCAAAGACATTGAAAAAGCTGGCATTTTTCAAGGACTCAATGACATAACC
This region of Nitratiruptor sp. YY08-10 genomic DNA includes:
- a CDS encoding FAD:protein FMN transferase, whose translation is MRVKTILLLFFFSLSLFSAPIHREQVAMGTFAFITLDQKYSFATSIFFQTLKQVEASLSSFPNGLVYRLNHHRCIQTDPIVQDAIEKSLYYYKRSDGYFDITIGSLTKQLFGFGTSQEKIPTIKDLKQATLGVDGIHMDQNSICLDKAIMIDLGGMGKGYAIDLAAARLKKMGVQQAVFGLSGDIRCLGECQVKVQNPFVSETVAIIQSDSKDFAVSTSGTYRRYIKDTRYNHLIDPKSRRSQKLIASVTLAGSRQNAFLDAMATAIGVMPLKKAWMFAHSLKNIDYLIILENGTMIKHGNRISITKPTGFILFPSTVSAYIRLLQQTAE
- a CDS encoding copper resistance protein B: MKKFVVLLLVVTFMFAGGGDIFRYQMLVDQFEASSQGKPSWDASFFMGYDANKIYLYSEGDSQEQENEIVFSHTITPFFDLQIGMEHDTKDKGATFGEITLMGLAPYFIETRTKLLFGEGGVGIDFDFEYETLFTQRLILNSRVESRIFSKDIEKAGIFQGLNDITVGFRLRYEIQREFAPYIGYSITRNFGGLKREEGQVKDRFVVGIRFWF
- a CDS encoding copper resistance system multicopper oxidase, yielding MQRRDFLRSSALFSLIAVTPALAKKDIADHQPTQVLEGDEFDLHIKKTWVHFGDKPVIATTVNDMLPAPTLKWKKGDIVTIHVTNHLDEPTSLHWHGIILPYTMDGVPGVSYPGIMPGERFTYRFKVEQNGTYWYHSHSGFQEQTGLHGAIVIDDDIDADRDYVVGFHDWSDEDPDSIYRKLKLQSGYYNFQKRTVFDFAKEVQQFGFAKALQRRAMWNKMRMDDRDLADVTAYTYTYCINEHTNKNPAYFFFKPGEKVRLRLINQSAMTYFDVRIPGLKMKVVAADGVPVEPVEVDDLRIAVAESYDVLVCPTQEAYTIFAQSIDRYGYVYGILSTSPQKRAPIPKFYPYEPLSMVDMGMAMDGMKMNRMKKKMAHETKIPKTPLPMKKGIAWTMEAKGAMYRLDDPGVGLRSVQRKVLTYADLHTPNLENRFPDREIELHLTGNMERYIWAINGIPYYESKPLQFRYGERLRITFINDTMMNHPMHLHGMWSDIEIADGKILRKHTVNVQPGSKLSMRVNVDATGRWVFHCHLLYHMGGMFREVKVLS